A single genomic interval of Streptococcus oralis subsp. dentisani harbors:
- a CDS encoding cation diffusion facilitator family transporter, producing the protein MNQSMSNLKLAERGAIISISTYLLLSTAKLATGHLLHSSSLVADGFNNVSDIIGNVALLIGIRMARQPADRDHRFGHWKIEDLASLITSIIMFYVGFDVLRDTIQKILSREQTIIDPLGAFLGIISAAVMFAVYLYNTRLSKKSKSKSLKAAAKDNLSDAVTSLGTSIAILASSFNYPIVDKLVAIIITFFILKTAYDIFIESSFSLSDGFDDRLLEDYQKAIMEIPKISKVKSQRGRTYGSNIYLDITLEMNPDLSVYESHEIADQVESMLEERFGVFDTDVHIEPAPIPEDEILDNAYKKLLMREQLIDQGNQLEELLAEDFIYIRQDGEQMDKETYKSEKELKAAIKDIQITSISQKTKLICYELDGIVHTSIWRRHETWQNIFHQETKKE; encoded by the coding sequence ATGAACCAATCCATGTCAAATCTCAAGTTGGCGGAACGTGGTGCCATTATCAGCATTTCGACCTACCTCCTCTTGTCTACGGCAAAATTAGCGACTGGCCACCTCCTACATTCTTCCAGTTTGGTAGCGGATGGTTTCAACAACGTATCAGATATTATCGGAAATGTTGCTCTTCTGATTGGTATTCGGATGGCGCGCCAACCTGCAGACCGTGATCATCGTTTCGGTCACTGGAAAATTGAAGATTTGGCTAGTTTGATTACTTCCATCATCATGTTCTACGTTGGCTTTGATGTTCTTCGGGACACCATTCAAAAAATTCTCAGTCGGGAACAAACAATTATCGATCCTCTGGGAGCATTTCTAGGAATCATTTCTGCAGCGGTCATGTTTGCCGTTTATCTCTATAATACTCGCCTCAGTAAGAAATCCAAATCCAAGTCTCTCAAGGCAGCTGCCAAGGACAATCTTTCCGATGCTGTGACTTCGCTTGGGACTTCCATTGCTATCCTAGCCAGCAGTTTCAACTATCCAATCGTGGATAAATTGGTCGCTATCATTATCACCTTCTTTATCTTAAAGACAGCCTATGATATCTTTATCGAGTCTTCCTTCAGTCTTTCAGATGGTTTTGACGACCGTTTGCTAGAGGACTACCAAAAGGCCATCATGGAAATTCCAAAGATTAGTAAGGTCAAATCCCAAAGAGGACGCACCTACGGTAGCAACATCTACCTTGATATCACGCTAGAGATGAATCCCGACTTGTCTGTTTATGAAAGTCACGAGATTGCGGATCAAGTCGAATCTATGCTGGAAGAGCGTTTTGGGGTCTTTGATACCGATGTCCATATCGAGCCAGCTCCCATACCTGAGGACGAGATTTTAGACAATGCCTACAAAAAACTGCTCATGCGAGAGCAATTGATTGATCAGGGAAATCAACTAGAAGAACTCCTTGCTGAAGACTTTATCTATATCCGTCAAGATGGCGAGCAGATGGACAAAGAAACTTATAAGTCTGAAAAAGAACTTAAAGCTGCGATTAAGGACATTCAGATTACCTCCATTAGTCAGAAAACCAAACTCATTTGCTATGAGCTAGATGGTATCGTCCACACCAGTATCTGGCGTCGCCATGAGACTTGGCAAAATATCTTTCATCAAGAGACAAAAAAAGAATAG
- a CDS encoding cation-translocating P-type ATPase: MSKEQKRQAFYTQSPEEVLKSVEATEQGLSSSEAQKRLAEYGRNELEEGEKKSLLVKFIEQFKDLMIIILVAAAILSVVTSGGEDIADAIIILAVVIINAAFGVYQEGKAEEAIEALKSMSSLAARVIRDGHMAEIDSKELVPGDIVALEAGDVVPADLRLLEANSLKIEEAALTGESVPVEKDLTVELAADAGIGDRVNMAFQNSNVTYGRGLGVVVNTGMYTEVGHIAGMLQDADETDTPLKQNLNNLSKVLTYAILVIALVTFVVGVFIQGKDPLGELMTSVALAVAAIPEGLPAIVTIVLALGTQVLAKRNSIVRKLPAVETLGSTEIIASDKTGTLTMNKMTVEKVFYDAVLHDSADDIELGLDMPLLRSVVLANDTKIDAEGNLIGDPTETAFIQYALDKGYDVKGFLEKYPRVAELPFDSDRKLMSTVHPLPDGKFLVAVKGAPDQLLKRCVARDKAGDVAPIDNQVNDLIHTNNSEMAHQALRVLAGAYKIIDSIPENLTSEELENNLIFTGLIGMIDPERAEAAEAVRVAKEAGIRPIMITGDHQDTAEAIAKRLGIIDENDSEDHVLTGAELNELSDEEFEKVVGQYSVYARVSPEHKVRIVKAWQNQGKVVAMTGDGVNDAPALKTADIGIGMGITGTEVSKGASDMILADDNFATIIVAVEEGRKVFSNIQKTIQYLLSANTAEVLTIFLSTLFGWDVLQPVHLLWINLVTDTFPAIALGVEPAEPGVMTHKPRGRKSSFFSGGVMSSIIYQGVLQGALVLTVYGLALAYPVHVGDNQAIHADALTMAFATLGLIQLFHAYNVKSVYQSILTVGPFKSKTFNWSILVSFILLMATIVVEPLEGIFHVTKLDLSQWAIVLAGSFSMILIVEIVKFVQRKLGLDKNAI; this comes from the coding sequence ATGTCAAAAGAACAAAAACGCCAAGCGTTTTATACTCAAAGTCCTGAAGAGGTCTTGAAGTCGGTTGAAGCAACTGAGCAAGGTCTTTCGTCAAGCGAAGCGCAGAAACGCCTAGCTGAATATGGACGCAATGAACTGGAAGAGGGTGAGAAAAAATCTCTCCTAGTCAAGTTTATCGAGCAATTTAAGGATTTGATGATTATCATCCTAGTTGCAGCGGCTATCTTGTCAGTCGTAACTTCTGGTGGGGAAGATATCGCAGATGCTATCATTATCCTAGCCGTTGTTATCATCAATGCTGCCTTCGGTGTTTACCAAGAAGGAAAAGCAGAAGAAGCCATCGAAGCCCTCAAATCTATGTCCAGTCTAGCTGCTCGCGTTATTCGTGATGGACACATGGCAGAAATTGATTCCAAAGAATTGGTGCCAGGAGATATCGTTGCCCTTGAAGCAGGTGACGTAGTGCCAGCAGACCTACGTTTGCTAGAAGCTAATTCTCTTAAAATCGAAGAAGCAGCTTTGACAGGTGAGTCTGTTCCAGTTGAAAAAGACTTGACCGTAGAGCTCGCTGCCGATGCTGGTATTGGTGACCGTGTCAATATGGCCTTCCAAAACTCAAATGTGACTTATGGTCGTGGTCTTGGTGTTGTTGTCAATACAGGTATGTACACTGAAGTGGGTCATATCGCTGGCATGCTCCAAGATGCTGACGAGACTGACACGCCACTCAAACAAAACTTGAACAACCTTTCTAAGGTCTTGACCTATGCAATTTTGGTCATTGCCCTTGTTACTTTTGTAGTTGGAGTCTTCATTCAAGGCAAAGATCCACTTGGTGAGTTGATGACCTCTGTTGCGCTTGCTGTTGCAGCCATTCCAGAAGGACTCCCAGCTATCGTGACGATCGTTCTTGCCCTCGGTACTCAAGTTTTGGCCAAACGAAACTCTATCGTTCGTAAGTTGCCTGCAGTAGAAACGCTTGGTTCGACTGAAATCATCGCTTCTGATAAGACTGGTACGCTTACCATGAACAAGATGACCGTCGAGAAAGTCTTCTATGACGCAGTCCTACATGACTCAGCTGATGATATTGAACTCGGCTTGGACATGCCGCTTCTTCGTTCAGTTGTTTTGGCCAATGATACCAAGATTGATGCAGAAGGAAACCTGATCGGGGATCCAACGGAAACAGCCTTCATCCAGTATGCCTTGGATAAGGGCTATGATGTTAAAGGGTTCTTAGAGAAATATCCTCGTGTAGCTGAATTGCCGTTTGACTCAGATCGTAAACTCATGTCCACGGTTCATCCATTGCCAGATGGTAAATTCCTCGTGGCAGTTAAGGGGGCTCCAGATCAACTTTTGAAACGTTGTGTTGCTCGTGATAAAGCTGGAGATGTCGCTCCGATTGATAATCAAGTCAATGACTTAATTCACACAAACAACTCTGAAATGGCTCACCAAGCCTTGCGTGTCCTTGCAGGTGCTTATAAGATTATTGATAGCATTCCAGAAAACTTGACTTCTGAAGAACTGGAAAACAACTTGATCTTTACTGGATTGATTGGTATGATTGACCCTGAGCGTGCCGAAGCAGCAGAAGCTGTTCGTGTCGCTAAAGAAGCGGGAATCCGTCCGATCATGATTACGGGTGACCATCAAGACACAGCAGAAGCTATTGCCAAACGATTGGGAATTATCGATGAAAATGACTCGGAAGACCATGTTTTGACTGGTGCGGAACTCAACGAACTTTCTGATGAAGAATTTGAAAAAGTAGTTGGTCAATATTCCGTTTACGCGCGTGTATCCCCTGAACACAAGGTTCGTATCGTGAAGGCTTGGCAAAACCAAGGTAAGGTTGTTGCCATGACAGGTGACGGTGTTAATGATGCGCCAGCTCTGAAAACAGCCGACATTGGTATCGGTATGGGAATCACTGGTACAGAGGTTTCTAAGGGTGCTTCTGATATGATTCTTGCGGATGATAACTTTGCGACCATCATCGTCGCAGTTGAAGAAGGACGTAAGGTCTTCTCAAACATTCAAAAGACCATCCAGTACCTACTTTCTGCCAATACGGCTGAAGTATTAACCATCTTCTTATCAACCTTGTTTGGTTGGGATGTCCTACAGCCAGTTCATCTCTTGTGGATTAACTTGGTAACCGATACCTTCCCAGCTATTGCTCTTGGTGTTGAGCCTGCTGAGCCAGGTGTTATGACCCATAAACCACGTGGACGCAAGTCAAGCTTCTTCTCAGGTGGGGTCATGAGTTCCATTATTTATCAAGGTGTACTCCAAGGGGCACTCGTCTTGACTGTTTATGGTCTTGCTCTTGCTTATCCGGTCCATGTAGGAGATAATCAAGCCATTCACGCAGATGCCCTTACTATGGCCTTTGCAACACTTGGTCTGATTCAGCTCTTCCATGCCTACAACGTCAAGTCTGTTTACCAATCCATCTTGACAGTCGGACCATTCAAGTCTAAGACCTTCAACTGGTCTATCTTGGTATCCTTCATCCTCTTGATGGCAACAATCGTTGTAGAACCGCTTGAAGGTATCTTCCACGTAACCAAACTAGACTTGTCGCAATGGGCTATTGTTCTAGCTGGAAGCTTCTCAATGATACTTATCGTCGAAATCGTCAAGTTTGTTCAACGTAAACTTGGTCTTGATAAGAACGCGATTTAA
- a CDS encoding peptide deformylase produces MEKKIVRDALFLSQVSKPASQEDLYLAKDLQDTLLANRETCVGLAANMIGVRKRVIIFNLGLVPMVMFNPILLSYKGPYETEEGCLSLTGVRPTTRYETITVSYRDSKWQEQTITLTGFPAQICQHELDHLEGRII; encoded by the coding sequence ATGGAAAAGAAAATTGTCCGAGATGCCTTATTTTTGTCGCAGGTCTCGAAACCTGCAAGTCAGGAAGACCTTTATCTGGCTAAGGATTTGCAGGATACCCTGCTGGCTAATCGCGAAACCTGTGTCGGTCTGGCAGCAAATATGATTGGGGTGCGGAAGCGCGTGATTATCTTTAATCTTGGCTTGGTTCCCATGGTCATGTTTAACCCCATTCTTCTTTCCTATAAAGGACCTTACGAGACAGAGGAAGGTTGTTTGTCTTTGACTGGGGTGCGACCGACGACTCGTTATGAAACGATTACGGTTTCTTATCGTGATAGTAAGTGGCAGGAACAGACCATTACGTTAACAGGTTTTCCAGCTCAGATCTGCCAACATGAACTGGATCATTTGGAAGGACGGATTATTTAG
- the yaaA gene encoding peroxide stress protein YaaA, whose translation MKILIPTAKEMNTNLPCTELLPLRKESQSVLDSLAHYSASELETFYKVSAEKAEEEYAHIQALKDHRAKNYPALKLFDGLMYRHIKRDGLTEAEQTYLEDHVLITSALYGVVPALSPMAPHRLDFLMKLKVAGKTLKSHWKSAYDEALQDEDLIFSLLSSEFETVFSKEIREKMVTFKFMEDKGGELKIHSTISKKARGAFLTALIEGQVQTVQQARKINFAGFAYRSDLSSDLELVFVKQA comes from the coding sequence ATGAAAATTTTAATCCCAACAGCCAAAGAAATGAACACAAACCTTCCTTGTACCGAACTGCTCCCCTTGAGGAAAGAAAGTCAGTCGGTTCTTGACTCACTGGCGCACTACTCAGCTAGTGAATTAGAGACCTTTTATAAGGTATCTGCCGAGAAAGCAGAGGAAGAGTACGCTCATATTCAAGCTTTAAAAGATCACAGGGCTAAAAACTATCCAGCCTTGAAACTCTTCGATGGTCTCATGTATCGCCACATCAAACGAGATGGCTTAACCGAGGCCGAACAAACCTATCTTGAAGATCATGTCCTGATTACCTCGGCTTTATACGGTGTTGTCCCTGCCTTATCTCCAATGGCTCCTCATCGTCTGGACTTTTTGATGAAGTTAAAAGTAGCTGGTAAGACTTTAAAGAGTCATTGGAAGTCAGCCTACGATGAGGCCCTACAGGATGAGGACTTGATATTCTCACTCCTATCATCAGAGTTTGAAACCGTATTTTCTAAGGAAATCAGAGAAAAGATGGTGACCTTCAAATTTATGGAGGACAAGGGTGGTGAGTTGAAGATCCATTCAACCATTTCAAAGAAAGCGCGTGGCGCCTTTTTGACAGCCTTGATAGAAGGGCAAGTCCAAACAGTCCAACAAGCTCGTAAGATCAACTTCGCCGGTTTTGCTTACCGATCGGATTTATCAAGTGACTTAGAGCTCGTCTTTGTGAAACAAGCATAA
- a CDS encoding NADPH-dependent FMN reductase — translation MSKKVLFIVGSLRQGSFNHQMALEAEKALAGKAEVSYLDYSAVPLFSQDLEVPTHPAVAAAREAVLAADAIWIFSPVYNFSIPGTVKNLLDWLSRALDLSDTRGASALQDKFVTVSSVANAGHDQLFAIYKDLLPFIRTQVVGDFTAARVNDSAWADGKLVLEEATASSLAKQADDLLAAIN, via the coding sequence ATGTCTAAAAAAGTATTATTTATCGTCGGTTCACTACGCCAAGGTTCTTTCAACCACCAAATGGCCCTCGAAGCTGAAAAAGCACTTGCTGGAAAAGCGGAAGTTAGCTATCTTGATTACTCAGCTGTTCCTCTCTTCAGCCAAGATTTGGAAGTTCCAACTCATCCAGCTGTAGCTGCTGCTCGTGAAGCAGTCCTTGCTGCGGATGCTATCTGGATCTTCTCTCCAGTCTACAACTTCTCTATCCCTGGAACAGTGAAAAACTTGCTTGACTGGCTCTCTCGTGCCCTTGACTTGTCTGACACACGTGGCGCTTCTGCCCTCCAAGACAAGTTTGTTACGGTCTCATCTGTAGCCAATGCCGGTCACGATCAACTCTTTGCTATTTACAAAGACCTCTTGCCATTTATCCGTACACAAGTCGTTGGTGACTTTACAGCTGCTCGCGTCAATGACTCTGCTTGGGCAGACGGAAAATTGGTGTTAGAAGAAGCAACTGCTTCATCACTTGCAAAACAAGCTGACGACCTTCTTGCAGCCATCAACTAA
- a CDS encoding DUF5590 domain-containing protein, whose amino-acid sequence MKLRQKKAKNKLLLQYGIGIALVLLVMTTSFLYLISLSMKPYQDARVEGEKLAKQYAELEQADQIDFYNGLEGYYSVLGHNKKQETIAVLIEKNDHKIYVYQLDKGISQDKAATISREKGASDIDKITFGRYQDKPIWEVKSGNQYYLVDFETGAVIQ is encoded by the coding sequence GTGAAACTAAGACAGAAAAAAGCAAAAAACAAGCTACTTTTACAGTATGGAATCGGCATTGCTCTGGTACTACTAGTCATGACCACTTCCTTTCTTTATCTGATATCACTCAGCATGAAACCCTATCAAGATGCTAGGGTTGAAGGAGAAAAACTGGCCAAACAGTATGCAGAATTGGAACAGGCAGATCAGATTGATTTCTACAATGGACTAGAAGGTTATTACAGCGTTCTGGGACATAATAAAAAGCAAGAGACTATTGCCGTACTGATTGAAAAGAATGACCACAAGATTTATGTTTATCAGCTTGATAAGGGGATTTCTCAAGACAAGGCAGCGACGATTTCGAGGGAAAAAGGAGCTAGCGACATTGACAAGATTACCTTTGGTCGTTATCAGGATAAGCCGATTTGGGAAGTCAAGTCAGGGAACCAGTACTATCTGGTTGACTTTGAAACAGGAGCAGTGATCCAATAA